Proteins encoded in a region of the Esox lucius isolate fEsoLuc1 chromosome 9, fEsoLuc1.pri, whole genome shotgun sequence genome:
- the LOC114839772 gene encoding uncharacterized protein LOC114839772, with the protein MEIKRQKKCTKESRQRKNKEANSDWNARSETSKGALKPTSKKSPCLVSSDEKGDEKNVEGQKKRKDKISRDQKEPRQHSDGSLEDSMDSSEPTQSSKQEVKKHARKSRPTHQKDLDSGPEASEGASQVTQSSSKIMTIQQKKPWSSCEKEAVWKHLGKFKALKKVPGKQDILLCKGSEPALENRTWTDIKNMVHNTIQSEKKRLISASKRVACDESEVFQSESGNCKRRKTF; encoded by the exons ATGgaaataaaaagacagaaaaaatgcacaaaagaatcaagacagagaaaaaacaaaGAGGCCAACAGTGACTGGAATGCAAGATCAGAGACCAGCAAAGGTGCATTAAAACCCACTTCCAAGAAATCACCATGTCTGGTATCATCTGATGAGAAAGGAGATG AGAAGAATGTCGAAGGACAGAAAAAACGCAAAGACAAAATTTCAAGAGACCAAAAAGAACCCCGACAGCACTCAGATGGAAGTTTGGAGGACAGTATGGATTCTTCAGAACCCACACAGTCTA GCAAGCAAGAAGTAAAAAAGCACGCCAGAAAGTCAAGACCAACACACCAGAAAGACTTGGATTCAGGACCAGAGGCCAGTGAGGGTGCTTCACAAGTCACTCAGTCCA GTTCGAAGATAATGACTATTCAACAGAAGAAACCCTGGAGCAGCTGTGAGAAAGAGGCTGTGTGGAAGCATTTGGGGAAATTTAAGGCACTGAAGAAGGTTCCTGGCAAACAGGATATTCTGTTATGTAAAGGGTCAGAGCCAGCACTTGAAAACAGAACTTGGACGGACATAAAAAATATGGTGCATAACACAATACAATCAGAAAAGAAAAGGCTCATCTCAGCCAGTAAAAGGGTAGCCTGTGATGAAAGTGAAGTTTTCCAAAGTGAATCCGGGAATTGTAAAAGACgaaaaacattttag